DNA sequence from the Pirellulales bacterium genome:
CGGTGCCCCAGATCTTCGATCTGTGGCAGGACCCGCAGGAGCGCTACGACATCTTCATGAACAACTACACGGAACGGACTTGGACGCTGGTGACGTTCAATTCAGCGATCAAGGAACTGATGAAGACCTACGTCAAATATCCGCCGCGGAAGATGCAGAGCGAAGTCTACACCGGCCCGATCACCCTGCAGCAATACGAACAGTTCAAGTTCATACGGGAATCGCTGGAAAAGGACGGCATCAGCATTCCCCTGCCGAGCGGTAACTAGCACATCGAAGCGAATTTGAATTGCGAGGGCGGTCATTTGAGGGAGAGTCTGTATTCTCGCGCTCCATCACTCATGGTCCACAATTAGCGTGTGTCAACGTATGAAGATTCTCATCGCTCAAAGGCTGCTCGCCGCCGCAGTCATCGGACTTTCGGCGCTGGTCGCAAGCCCTGCATTCGCCGCCGGGCCGCTTCCCTCCTGGAACGAGACGCCCACCAAGAAAGCGATCGTGGGTTTCGTCGAGAGGACGACCAAAGAAGGCTCAGCGGAGTTTGTCCCACCGGCCGATCGAATCGCCACGTTCGACAACGACGGCACGTTGTGGACAGAGCACCCGATGTACACGCAGCTTGCTTTTGCAATTGACCGGGTTAAGACGCTAGCGCCCCAACACCCAGAATGGAAAACCCAGCAGCCATTCAAGGCAGTGCTTGACAATGACGTAAAGGCCCTGGCGGAGGCTGGCGAGAAGGGGTTGGTGGAACTGATCATGGCGACGCACGGGGGAATCAGCACGGCCGAGTTCGAGGCGATCGTGACGGACTGGTTCGAGAATTCGCGTCATCCTCGATTCAAGAAGCGCTACACGGAACTGGCCTATCGGCCGATGGTGGATCTCTTGCAGTATCTGCGAGCCAGCGGCTTCAAGACGTACATCGTCTCCGGCGGCGGCGTCGAGTTCATGCGGCCGATGACGCAGGCGGTCTACGGAATTCCTCCCGAACAGGTGGTGGGCTCGACCATCAAGACCAAGTACGAGGTCCGAAACGGCAAGCCCGTGCTGATGCGCCTGCCGGAAATCGATTTCATCGACGACAAAATAGGCAAACCCGTCGGCATCCAGAAGTTCATCGGGAAGCGTCCGATCGCCGCGTTCGGAAATTCAGCGGGCGATCGCGAAATGCTGGAGTGGATCGGCGCGGGCACCGGGCCGCGGCTGATGATGCTGGTGTTCCACGACGACGCCAGCCGCGAGTACGCCTACGGCCCGACGAATGGACTGCCGGACACGAAGTTCGGCACATTCCCTCAGTCGCTAATGGACGAGGCAAAGAACAAGGGTTGGGTCATTATAAGTATGAAAAACGACTGGGCACACGTCTTTCCCTCCGAAGAATGAGATTGAGCGGGTCCGCAATCATTCGTCGGCCGTTCGCTTGGTCCGGGACGTTGAAGCCGGGTGCGATAGCACAGGACTTTCGGACAGCGGCGGCAAGGGCGCGGGGGTAGCCTGGGCCAGGGGGCCACGCAGGCCCGCGATCGACCGCCGAACTCTCCCTCCCGTATGCCGAACTTTGAAAATCACGGGCCACCGGGCATGGGGCCTCTGAATTCTGTCGTGTTTCCGTGCTTTTGTGATCCGATCCCCGCCCGGTAG
Encoded proteins:
- a CDS encoding haloacid dehalogenase-like hydrolase; its protein translation is MKILIAQRLLAAAVIGLSALVASPAFAAGPLPSWNETPTKKAIVGFVERTTKEGSAEFVPPADRIATFDNDGTLWTEHPMYTQLAFAIDRVKTLAPQHPEWKTQQPFKAVLDNDVKALAEAGEKGLVELIMATHGGISTAEFEAIVTDWFENSRHPRFKKRYTELAYRPMVDLLQYLRASGFKTYIVSGGGVEFMRPMTQAVYGIPPEQVVGSTIKTKYEVRNGKPVLMRLPEIDFIDDKIGKPVGIQKFIGKRPIAAFGNSAGDREMLEWIGAGTGPRLMMLVFHDDASREYAYGPTNGLPDTKFGTFPQSLMDEAKNKGWVIISMKNDWAHVFPSEE